Sequence from the Magallana gigas chromosome 4, xbMagGiga1.1, whole genome shotgun sequence genome:
TCTGGAATCATATGACGCTGAAACTGACTATACCAATAGTCAAACAGACTTAAAGTTTACACTACACCTtaagagaaaaacaaaatattttattgctaACCTTATCCTCCCAATAATCTTAGTTGGTGTTTTGaatacttttgtttttatgattcCCGCAGACGCTGGAGAGAAAATGGGATTCTCCGTGACCATCTTCCTGACATTTGCCGTATTTTTGACCATAGTTAGTGGGGAACTTCCAAAAACCTCAGATTCTATTTCTATTCTAAGCATATATTTAATAATCGAGTTGATTATAAGCATATCGAGTATAATGCTTTCAGCTGTTCAACTTCGCATCCATCACAGAAAACCAACTATAGAAATAGGTGAATGCTTTCGCTTCTTGGTCAGGGCTGGAAGGCGTTTGAGATGCGAAGGAAGAAAAAACGACAAATCGATGAAGTGTTTTCCAAATAGCTGTTTAAATAAACCCCGAATTCACGAGATCGAAGTTATAGACTGTGAAAGCAGAATGAAAATGAACCGACCAGTGGAGGATGAACAGGAAGAGGAAATGGACTGGGGCGACGTGTCGTCTGCGATTGATTTCTTTGCTTTCATCTTTTTGTTATGCGTCCAGGTTTTTGTTACTTCTGTTATGTTCATTTACGCCGCCGCCCGATAGAAGGAAAATATTCTAACACAGATTCAAGATGAACACCAGAGGGTTAGAAATTGACAACTTTTGTCACAACACTTTTTGGACAAAGTTTGGCGAAGAAGTACACGCTAATGTGTTAATGCTTAAACTCATTAAATTCTCTGCACCTTTTTTTCTATCTACCTTTATCTTTCATGCTTATTTAATTGACTCATTATATGCTGTTACTAAGTATTTAAACGTAAACGTATGGAATACAAATAAATATCGGGTCGAATTTTGGGGGTTGatgttttacattgaaatacCGAAATACTCAAAAACTTTTTTACCGGAAAGCTACAGCTtatgttgaagcatcctcaggtgatgtatattcatgtttgtttaaatcacaaACCTTTGGGGTgcggtggagccacaatggcgGGGGTAAAATTGAACAtagaaaaaagaattatattaCTCCTAAAAATCAAACGTAGCTATATAATATGGTATTACGTATATGCAAGCTTCTTTAATCAATGACGTTTTTGTTAAATCAGTAGTAAGCTGAGATGTTGAAAGAGGGGTCGGAGACTGAGGGGATCCAAAATAGTTTTACCTATGATTTTCAAGCAAAATTGGCAGTTttaaataaatccaagatggcggcgatatgtaatttttgtattattaggtAGAGTGCATATATATCCCCCCGGGGGGATACACTCATTAAACTCATAGAAACTCATAGAAATTACTAAAAATTTCCTTCGATctataaaatcatatattattaaaacaaaatttttaaaactccCCTTCCTAAGCAAAAATGTaggggtgccaatttgttcagtTTCAACTTTCAtgtgttttagaaaaaaaaattaaaattttatggaatgtatttttcaaaatctaatgTTTAGTTTGCTTTAATTCATTCTATCAACAAGAAAAGAAGGCAATCGCAATTGTATAACAGCTAAATCAAATTCTTTCTGTTATTTTCCTAACCCTCCGCACCGCCGTCAAATTTGACAATTGTTTTGAAACATGTAcctctctaaagatgtaaacatgCGCTGCAAGGAGCTGGTGTACTTTATTTATGCTTCTACATAACACAGTACCCTATAAGTCCCATCAGGGAAGTCCACAACGGGTACGTTGTGCAATGtaacattatattttcatttttcagtgtctGCGCCTGTAATAACACTACGCATCGGTTTTTTACAGAACAGttcagtaaattcaaaatgacctagaactggggcgcaagcggggtttccttattgatattcaaatatttaatcgtgCAAATGctgaacattatataaatataagtaataaggaatcattctttgaatattaggAGGTAATAATTTCAGGGCGTTGTGAAATCtgtcataaagccctttgggctttttGGATTcaatcacgccccgaccaaaattatcacctcgtAATACCcaaagaataattccttattccttaattgtCTCCATACACGGTGGAGTACCTTAAAGACTGCTAGCGGTGAGAAACGCCTTCAATATTTAACGGTTGCTGGTTGATACAGATTTCAAGGGTCACGCGCAAAACCAACGAAACGTGTCCAAAAATCAAGTAAGTTTTCAAACAATCCGTGATCACTAAACATCATCATCGCAAGCCATgggtttacga
This genomic interval carries:
- the LOC105323820 gene encoding acetylcholine receptor subunit beta-type lev-1-like → MISVGFQCFGFLLFASVALATHLNYDISTYRTTMTSLLSNYSSKVRPIVNQGQSLQLQLSLWIAGINEVSTTDSMMTTTGYLSVKWQDELLNWDSAATGMYWMQFNQKDIWVPDIVLKNGFTDFKMMGGDFYYLYVYNDGWVDWYPYKVFETSCELDVTYYPFDSQKCDIIVKSWSYSRWEVNFTFNDPQIGFYEFVPNHVWHLESYDAETDYTNSQTDLKFTLHLKRKTKYFIANLILPIILVGVLNTFVFMIPADAGEKMGFSVTIFLTFAVFLTIVSGELPKTSDSISILSIYLIIELIISISSIMLSAVQLRIHHRKPTIEIGECFRFLVRAGRRLRCEGRKNDKSMKCFPNSCLNKPRIHEIEVIDCESRMKMNRPVEDEQEEEMDWGDVSSAIDFFAFIFLLCVQVFVTSVMFIYAAAR